A part of Aegilops tauschii subsp. strangulata cultivar AL8/78 chromosome 2, Aet v6.0, whole genome shotgun sequence genomic DNA contains:
- the LOC109764457 gene encoding endo-1,4-beta-xylanase 4-like: MRNFVEKLVLSLLWISLFQGCMVQSVEYDHTASIECLRDPMKPLYKGGIIQNSEFNNGLMGWSTYRNNKAGVGKSASGNRFAVVQGAISSLFGAGDAAASQSHSVYQKVQMQGDTHYSLSAWLQVSAGTAHVRAVVKTPNGENITAGGIDAQSGCWTMLKGGMTAHAYHSGQGEVFFESDTPVDIWVDSVSLQPFSFDEWDAHARRSADKARRSTVKVVARGPDGQPMPNTNVSIQLLRTGFPFGNTLTKEILSNPAYEKWFFSRFTVATMENEMKWYSTEWNQNQEDYKIPDDMLKMAQKYGVKVRGHNVFWDDQNSQIKWVRPMGVDQLKAAVQKRLKSVVSRYAGKVIHWDVLNENLHFNFFETKLGPNASPMIYQQVGQIDHNAILFMNEFNTLEQPMDPNGTPTKYIAKMKLIQGYPGNGGLKLGVGLESHFSTPNIPYVRGALDTLAQLKLPMWMTEVDVVKGPNQVKYLEQVLREGYGHPGVQGIVMWAAWHANGCYVMCLTDNTFKNLPVGALVDKLIAEWKTHATSATTDANGLVELDLAHGDYKLTVNHPSSLAASHTITVDAASSEHTVSLKV; the protein is encoded by the exons ATGAGGAATTTTGTTGAGAAATTGGTGCTCTCTTTACTATGGATCTCCCTGTTCCAAG GGTGCATGGTCCAGTCTGTGGAATATGATCATACAGCTAGTATTGAG TGCCTGCGTGATCCGATGAAGCCCCTCTACAAGGGCGGCATCATCCAGAACAGCGAGTTCAACAACGGCCTCATGGGGTGGTCGACCTACCGGAACAACAAGGCCGGCGTCGGCAAGTCGGCGTCTGGCAACAGGTTCGCCGTGGTGCAAGGCGCGATCAGCTCCCTGTTCGGCGCCGGCGACGCAGCCGCCTCGCAGTCCCACAGCGTCTACCAGAAAGTCCAGATGCAGGGCGACACCCACTACTCGCTCTCAG catggttgcaAGTGTCGGCCGGGACGGCCCATGTGAGGGCGGTGGTCAAGACCCCCAACGGCGAGAACATCACCGCCGGCGGCATCGACGCCCAGTCCGGCTGCTGGACCATGCTCAAGGGCGGCATGACCGCGCATGCCTATCACTCCGGACAAGGAGAGGTCTTCTTCGAG AGCGACACCCCCGTGGACATCTGGGTGGACAGCGTCTCCCTGCAGCCCTTCTCCTTTGATGAATGGGATGCCCACGCCCGCCGGTCTGCCGACAAGGCCCGCCGGAGCACGGTTAAGGTCGTCGCGAGGGGCCCCGACGGGCAGCCAATGCCGAACACGAACGTCAGCATCCAGCTCCTCCGCACAGGGTTCCCGTTCGGCAACACGTTGACCAAGGAGATCCTCAGCAACCCGGCCTACGAGAAGTGGTTCTTCTCGCGCTTCACGGTGGCCACCATGGAGAACGAGATGAAGTGGTACAGCACGGAGTGGAACCAGAACCAAGAGGACTACAAAATCCCGGACGACATGCTCAAGATGGCTCAGAAGTACGGCGTCAAGGTGCGCGGGCACAACGTGTTCTGGGACGACCAGAACTCGCAGATCAAGTGGGTGCGGCCGATGGGCGTCGACCAGCTCAAGGCGGCGGTGCAGAAGCGGCTCAAGTCGGTGGTGTCGCGCTACGCCGGGAAGGTGATCCACTGGGACGTGCTCAACGAGAACCTGCACTTCAACTTCTTCGAGACCAAGCTGGGCCCCAACGCGTCGCCCATGATCTACCAGCAGGTGGGCCAGATCGACCACAACGCCATCCTCTTCATGAACGAGTTCAACACGCTGGAGCAGCCCATGGACCCCAACGGCACGCCCACCAAGTACATCGCCAAGATGAAGCTCATCCAGGGCTACCCCGGCAACGGCGGCCTCAAGCTCGGCGTCGGCCTCGAGAGCCACTTCTCCACGCCCAACATCCCCTACGTCAGGGGCGCCCTCGACACGCTCGCGCAGCTCAAGCTGCCCATGTGGATGACCGAGGTCGACGTCGTCAAGGGCCCTAACCAGGTCAAGTACCTGGAGCAGGTGCTCAGGGAAGGCTACGGGCACCCCGGGGTGCAGGGCATCGTCATGTGGGCCGCATGGCACGCCAACGGATGCTACGTCATGTGCCTCACCGACAACACCTTCAAGAACCTCCCCGTCGGTGCCCTCGTAGACAAGCTCATTGCCGAGTGGAAGACGCACGCGACGTCTGCCACCACCGACGCCAATGGGCTCGTCGAGCTCGACCTCGCCCACGGCGACTACAAGTTGACGGTGAACCACCCTTCTTCGCTAGCCGCGTCGCACACCATCACGGTGGATGCAGCGTCATCCGAGCACACCGTCAGTTTGAAGGTGTAG